AGTTActacgtaaggaacatatctaaatattatttgtgaaatacGAAAGGTGTAGAAAGAATTCGTCACGTGATGTGAAAAAACAATATAGCTTTTCAAAGATTGGGGAACAACTTCTTTGCAAAAGACAAATGTCATTTAAACTGTGTGCAAGACATACTAAAAGACAAATCTTGTGCAGATTGGAAGAACAGTTTAGTGAACCTTCCAAAGCTGCAAACAAAAGATATTCGTAGAGTAAAAATACAGCTatgaatataacaaataaattgacACTTGTATGAAAGGAACAAATTTGATTTCCTCATAGATTGCagtaattttttacaatttaggagttctatatttttgacgaattgatattttttttttaaattttgtatcaaaGATAAACAGTATAAATTTTTGTTATGTCAACATCCCATACAAACTGCTAAATATCTATTGCAAGCTTTCAGtaagaaaaacactttttatattacatttcaaaatttaaattattttttgttcgtAATACTAATTACATCTATATTTAAAGTGACTTATTGGCATAAAGGGTAAGTCCTTAcaagtttttgtattttcattgttatatacaCTATTTGTCAGAACCACATACCACTTTAACTATTTTAGTGAGTTGTTAGTAGTGAATTTATATGTATACTACACTCGTTCTAGTTGATCAGTCAACATATGTTGACAGTATATTACTATGATGCATGTATATGCAGTCACTGGCCCGATATCTTTTtcttaaattcaatatttataaagaagAGCCAGaactatatttaaatattcacgAAGACCGCTTCAACTTTTCCGTGTTTCCAATGTATCCAACGAAGCGTGAAGCGACTAAAACTTATTTCGTTTACAATAGTTGGAATAACATATTTCACtggttaatttttttggtttaaaaccgtctaaaatcattatattttatgattgttgatattttagtccaTACTCAAACGAATTTGGTCACCATCGATTGGTTTAAACAAGtaatgtataattgtttttagattgcagataaagacaataattatAGTGTATGGTCTAGAGCTTCACAATTACCGATTCTAAACCTCGTCCTAATATCTTTGATATGTCAATTCAATACACTAGTATTGTctatcaaatgtaaaacaagcaaaacataTAATGGATGTTTGAATagttattttctaaataaataaaacaattgtaggccacattttacatattttattttttattgacattatCGTTGATTTCTGTAATGAATACAAGATATGTTGACAAACGCATATTCTTTGTATTCATTAGGTATCAATATTGTTAAAGTGTTAGATCtttataaacaaatcaaaatcgTAACTGGACAGCTGAAGTATGAAAACGCTCATATTTTTGCTTgtccttttcatatttttaccctcaataaaatgtgtattaatGCAAACCGGTGTTGGCATAAAGAATATAGATTTTACAGATTtcaaaattacagaaaacaatCTTAACCTAGGAGTTGCACGAAATGTGATAAGTTGCAGTGCCCGTTGTCTTGAAACTCTCCAGTGTCTGTCGTTTTCTTATAACCAGAAAACAAGCATGTGTGAAATGTGGGACGAAGATTTCATTCATATTAATGCCACAGATGGATCAACAGATGTTGGATGGATATATTACTATATACTCAGAGGTAAGAATATATGACAGATAGAAAGACATAATTCTTTATTATAGTGCCACATACCAATACAGAACAACATCATACATCATAATataagtataataaaaatacagatattttttttaatcgaagTTAAAATATCGGTATCTAGCCATAACTGACttatatataaactcatcatagataccaggaataaattttatatatacgccagacgcatgAGACACTTTTTCTTGAAAACGTATTTTACCATTCATTTACAAgtgaataaataaaacttttatatttaaagaacactctatacataatattttctgcgattaaacataaaatatgaaGATTTTGCGAAAAAAGGGTTGTTTACAGTCATGTGacatcagaaaataaatttgtcatcaTGATAAAAATCGTAAACATTTGGGTTAATTGCACTCGCtttcaaaaatagaacatatcgCAGGTCAGAATATAATTCACaatgcattaaaaaatatttctggtCTTCTACACAATCAACTGtacaatataacatttatattattgaaatatgttaatttaatatttaagtgTAAGAAAACATGATACTTTAAATGGAAGTAAAAATGTCGAAGTTAAATATATTGAATACATTTCAAAGCCTAAAAACCGACTAtcctaaaataaacaattgaacaaacaaacacataaacttTGTAGATTACTCGTTACAACATATTTGctttcaaatacaaattatatctAATTTGGTGCATCTTTTGCAAAGTtgcatgttcatttttttacataaataaggccgttagtttttccgttgacttattttacattgtcctttcggggccttttatagtaaacgatgcggtatgggctttgctcattggtAAAGATcctacggtgacctatagtttttaatttccgtgtcatattggtttattgtggagagttgtctcattggcaatcatatcacatcttcccATAACTGAGTTACCGACTTTGAAAGGATAACGGAAGTAATTTCAGAATTGTGAGGTCTCTATGTTACCATATCAGTGACAGCTCGAATGTCCAGCTCTACCACATCGGAACCTTATGTGAAGCAGGATATACTTATCCCTCAACAGCACCGTATGTCATTCCCGGATTTTGTTGGGGGTTTGATTTACTCAGTTTTTAGGTTTTGTATGTAGTGTTTTGTAGGTTGCTGTTAATCTTTCCGTTTTTTTCGGGgtttttttgtcataatttttttctgcatgTTTTCGACATTTTTTAATTCTTCTTTTGGCATCTTTTATTTCCGTTTTCATTCCGGTCCGccttcttaatttttttaaaacgaaGCACTTGCTTTTCGTTGAGATGCTCGTTAGCACTTAATCAGTTTTACAAATCAATGAAACAAGAACAGAAAAAAGGCTCGTCACATAATAttcataaactcatcatatattcCAGGCTTGAATGTGTGTATTTCAGACGCGCTTTTCGGCTACAAAAAACTCAGAAGCgtcgctcgaataaaaaaagaacaaataaaatacaaagttgaagagcatttcaATTCCAAGGGGTCAGATAATCCTAAGAGCggcgaaaattaaaaaatcaaaagtcgaAAATGAGCTGAAAACGaaattgctaaaaatgaaaccGACCaccagacaaataatagtacacaaaaaaccatagaaaattaaaaactgattACCACGGACCCCATTAAagactgggggtgatctcaggtgacTTGAAAGGGTACGGATATTCTGCTAGACATGTGGCTTTTGTCGGGTTGCTCATGTAAGTACAATCCCGGtaataagtctaattcggtaggtcagaTTCGGCGAAAGGGGGAtggaattgtagttacgaccgTTGGAACATATTCGCTATAATCTGTGAAACTGTTATTTCGTAACGGTTAACCAACTCAATATGGCGTCAGTAAATTTAACGAAAGGATGATTTTAACCTTGCCACTTTGAATTCttagtttaatatattttcaagatTGTGGCATTCTAGAGTGTGGCATTGCAACAGAAGACTAACTTCCACATAGTGAATTTGTTTCGTTTTTGTCATAGACACatatcaaaaacaatattatcaGAATGCTTTAGATATGTTTTTGTCTTACATCAGTTATCTGGCAAAAGTAAACAGAGGATTTGTTTAACTTACACTTGATATTAAATAAGgtcctttaacatgtttaatagacAAGTTAACCATAAGTTTAACCATAAAGGTTGCATTTCCATAAATATGAACAATGTAAtgtcccataggaactccttttacggctaaaactgtatcCCTTTACtataaagatttgaaaaaaatcttatcctagaattgaaagttcatatgcaccacaatttttttcaaaggtcaaaatatagagCTGTACGGCATATTTTCACATTTATATGCCCagttaattttctatgaatattcaagatgTCCACAAAAGAGAcgtgttttgagaaacagctgtatttacaaagtgcaacctaaaACAAGCTAGCTTTATTACCCTTCATTGTACCATAACGCCTCgtacttttaataaattaaaagaataaaatataaaaaatattactttaatcATGAGAaaaacacagaagtgctgacttctgGCCAAGTGATACCTTAAACGTTAGAAGTCAACATTATCCGATTGGGGTGCAGCCTTTGTTTAAATAAAGTCACATGATAAAAGTAATCATAATTTCTTATGGTTCATATTAGTTAATGTCTAACAGGTTGcctttattctaaaaacaacaTCAGGACTTACACTCTGCTGGTAGAGACACAAGAAAGTCCAAGTAATATACACATGACGCAACGTTAGATATTGCTACTACTGCGAAAAATAGCGTTAGGTAAATatttgacgtttttttttttttatatagaaatgctaaaataaataaattcaaattatacatgaaaataaagatcgattcttaaattttcacattatgatagagaaagaataaaaatataatattcataggCTTAGGAAGACAAAGATTATCCGAAAAAACGTTTACTTAGCGTTGTCCCATGTAACAAACTCGAAACATAAAACTCGAACAATTCGCGAAATGTGCAAGCAAGTCTTCAAAATTTTGCATGAACATTCTATGACgtgatatatttcagtatttgtTAACATGGCTGTCtccatttaaaatttgcataaatattttccaaaaaatatgaTGTACGGAAATGTCCCATCGGAAATTTAATTTGgaaacttaaaacattttagttcaaaaataaaattttgacagataATTCATTGAATTGTAAGCACGGTCGTTTTGTACTAAGTGTTAGCTCCCGAAATtcgaattgaaaaataaatttagctacataataaattcaaaacaatagaTTAGCAATGTCTTGCGGAAATGCCCGAGTTCAACTTTCAAGCCTTCAAAACACTTTTTCGGCCAAAAAAGACGGAGATTTGATTTCGTGAAGATTATTTTCCGGCCTTGATAACTATACCaataaaaagtactttttaAGTTGAAGTTGGTAAACCAAATAACATTAAGACTACAGGgttatctttaaaaattacggattaatgaaaatgtcttgcaagtttgtccgTTATCATTATTTGACGTCGCTACAAGCGTAATATGCTTGGGACGGCATGAACTCCGTGTTCCTTCCTCCCCTGAATAAAATGTCCTGCTTTCAACAAAACGAAATGATGCACACATTTAGACATAAATACAAATCTATAAGACGAgcaaaaagtaagaaaacttCAGTATCATAAGTATACGCTATAGTATATCACTGATTGAAGAAAATCATACTGGGGTTGAATATATAATGCAGTAATATTCCTCCGAAAACACATAATTACTAGCAGTAAAATTGAATATCCTATGGTAACTATAAAATCATATTGGATGGGATTCTCACGGCATTTATACGTGTGTGTTATAATTTGCATTTACCCAAAAAGGAAAGCAGGAAAAATTAGATAAAGCGCGTTTCCAATTTAACGTCATTTTCATGATACACTAAAATTTAGCAATATCTGACGTTGCGTCACATGTGATGACGTTTTATGTGCGAATGATATATTTCTAAGTTAGACTTTATCCAGTACATTTAAGACTAATGGCATTATGATCAGGATGTTTTGCTCTGaattcaaaatgttcattaTCTGCGGCAAAAtcctataccaagtcagaaatatgacacttttttcATACGTTGCGTTTATTGATAACGTTTGGTTTGTCCATGTATATGGATTTCCCCTTTTCCTGAAGGttccttaaaaataaaaagaagatgtggtatggttgtcaatgagacaaacgtgcacaagagaccaaaatgacagacattaacaactttaggtcaccatacggccttcaacaatgagcaaagcccataccgcatagtcagctatgaaaggccccaatatcacaatgtaaaacaattcaaatgagaaaactaacgaccttattaatcatgttaatataaaaaaatgaatgaaaaacaaatatgtaactcaAAAACAACCAACAACAATTGAATTAGAGTTTGGTatatttgttatacttttttttacatcgaCCCGAACACTTATGCCTAATACCATGTCTTATATCTGATTAACGTAcagtttgtatgttttttttgaatgctaacattgcctatgtgaaattttgaaattgtttgtatgtacatcgaacgacaaatatatgtgacgtataaaatttacTGACGTAAGACACGCAAATCAATGAatatgtttgtagatagatttttttatgttttgttaatttgatccttttaaaattgttacatgaTGATGACcgttgtacccatattttgactattttattgattgtgtctttttagttcacgcatcattgtaaatataacggaatttgattagactgtcatcaaagtgagagggttagcgctattaaaccaggtttaatccactattttctacatttgaaaatccctgtaccaagtcaggaatatgatagctcttatccatttgtttttgatgtgttttgctatttgttttttgccatgtgattatggactttccgaattggttttcctctaagttcagtattttttgtgattttaatgtTAACTAATTGCGATTtagaattttagtatttttaattGTCTATTATTAATGAGCTTTGTGTATCTTAttcattgttgttttatttgtctttatttggTTGTGTTAGCAAATGTTCGATTCATGATATTAAGTGTACATCTTGTTTAttcgtatttgtttttcatctcaATATTGACACTTACTTAACCTACAAGGGATTTTAAAGTTTAGATATCTAAAATCCTGTAttaatttaagaattgaatgcttttttttgggGTGTAaccgttgaccgaagtacattttgtataaaacgCGGAAGCGCTTCGttctaaaaatgtgcacacGGCCAACGCTTTTACAGCcgtatgaagttacaaaaataagcattcaatacttatatttacatttttagctaggatcatgaaaacacgatctttatttaattaacctgtgtattttattgtgggaactcgtgtcatcatgaatgataaattttattgtgtaatgaagTAGTTTAAGGAATAACGCTAGATTGCAgtgtagccaatcagaataacgtattataatgaaacaacaATCTAATGCAATTGTATGTTGTTGAAGGTAAACACTATCTATTCATgaaataacaacatatgaaCACTAAGTAGGGTTGCGTATGTTTGCCTTAATACAATAtctaacaacaacaataaaagtaGTTATAATGGATGTATATGTAATGTGTTTGTAACAATATGACGTTTTTCTATTCTAATTGTCTCCTTTCAGATGCAGAGTGTGGTATTACAAAAGAAAACTGTCTTTCCCATAGCGGATTTGTTTACACAACTTGTTTCTGTTATAGACTCACATCAACAAAGCTGTTCtaccagaatgcattagatatGTGTGCGTCCTACACCAGTTCTCTGGCAAAAGTAAACAGGGGATTTTTTCAACTTACACTTGAAAATATATTAGgtattttaatagaaatttttTAACCATGAGTTTTACCTTGAACAAGTTCGTTTATTGTGCATTTGTTGTACCTTTACTATAACACGTTTACTTACTGGTAATTTAATGAATActgatatgatatatttttatataaaaaagatagaGGCAGAGTATTGTGCACTAGATTTTTGgtgtaaaattaaatgttgatATTTATCTTCTGACCTAATAATTTTTCATACTTTGATATTACGAGTCGctgcaaaatctttgttgaacAGTGTGTATCAAATAGGTCAAGAAAGTGCTAAcgattgtgtgtgtgtgttgtcTGGATCGAACATTTTATTTCGGTTGAATCAGAAATGTGTAAGTTATTGTGCATTAAAAAGGTTCGATTGATAGCTGAATGATTTGGAAGCATTTATGGTGGGTTTACTGTATAcactatttataataatttacaaaatttagtcctggaatctatgatgagtttatttactattacttggtcgatgccactgctggtggagatttatttacccgagggtatcaccagtccagtagtcggAACTTTTGTGCTGAAaggaattatcattgatatggttatatttataaattgactgtttacaaaaaattgtatttttttaataacaggCGTAGATAACATAAGCtctatttggcaaaacttttaggaattttggtcctcaatgctcttcaacttcgtactttatttggcattttttacttttttggattcgagcgtcactaattagtcttttttagacgaaacgcgcgtctggcgtatttacaaaatttagtcctggtatctatgatgagtttatttatatgaacATGAAGATTGTTTTTCCCCATGTTTTATGGAccattttctgtttgacaggccgtattttcatacaaaatttccCATTGAAAGTAAGGTAGTACTATTTTACGTGTAAGTATTTCCGATAATTTGCACCAGATATTTGATTGGTTTCAATGTTTCCGTGGGAAATGAATTGTCATCTCTACTcagctgggtttttttttcaacaaaaattttatgcaccaattttttaatttaattttattgaaaacttaggttttgattttgatacaattgtttGAAAGATAGATATCAATTGTTTCATAAAAGTATCACTCCAAATTATTGAAACTGTACTTTGGGTCAAATTTTGGGTTACTTGTGACATTTTCTATCCCCccatttttccatattttgtaTCAAAGAAATGCAGATTTTTGTTATGGTTAGACCAAAAAGGGTTTATGTTTCAC
The genomic region above belongs to Mytilus trossulus isolate FHL-02 chromosome 7, PNRI_Mtr1.1.1.hap1, whole genome shotgun sequence and contains:
- the LOC134727057 gene encoding uncharacterized protein LOC134727057; translated protein: MKTLIFLLVLFIFLPSIKCVLMQTGVGIKNIDFTDFKITENNLNLGVARNVISCSARCLETLQCLSFSYNQKTSMCEMWDEDFIHINATDGSTDVGWIYYYILRDAECGITKENCLSHSGFVYTTCFCYRLTSTKLFYQNALDMCASYTSSLAKVNRGFFQLTLENILAQIVDDEVRIQGDRASSATSIWRFKNGDLMNYFNWNTNDNQPDLGPTELSLVIRKSKGYRWHDALIEEAFGAMCQIY